In Rhinolophus sinicus isolate RSC01 linkage group LG18, ASM3656204v1, whole genome shotgun sequence, the sequence TCTGCCCAAGTTCTAAACTAATTTGTCAACTCGGCTGTAACAAGACTGATAAAAACTGTGACAGAGTGAAATACGAATGATTTACAACAATCTTACTTTTACAGTTTGTCGAAGTTGCTTCAGTTTATCTGTCTGCATAAGCCTACGAGTAAGAAATCCTTTTGCCACAGcagttattttattaaactttgcTTGTACTTCTGGACtgaaaacctagaagaaataagATAGACACAATGTTTTAAGAAGCTGAGCATTACACTCAAGATTGTTTTCCTTAATCTACTACAATGAACTAAGTTCTTCTATGTACACATGTTCTACATAATTTCATCTCTAATAAAAACTAATAAGCTACTTGATGTACGGCAAAAATATTCATGCTCATTTGTACAACCTAAGAGAATGCagctcttttaaaaacagaaagatagCTAGATAAATAGACAGAAGAGAGACACATATATGTTAGATATCATTAAGTTTGCCCACCTGAGACCATTTAGTTGTGGCCCTTCCAAAAGGCCTTGTGACTAAGAGTTTGGTCAAGCCACTAGTTGATGGTCCCCAGAGGTAGAATGGTGCTTCATTTACAGAACCAAAGCTATGTTGTAGGGCAGAATTTGTGAAAGCTGGAGAAATATACATAGAGTGTTATACTTGATGCCACATAACCAGAAAATGCAGAACACCCAAATACACACTTCTGACAATCATTAAGGATAACAACCGCCTCTGAAACTGATCCACATGTGGGCTTGAAATATTGATGGAATTGAAGCTTAGGCACCAGATGGATCTTTTCAACATGAACAGCATCTCAGGATAACTGATGACGTGAAGATAAGCTCTTGCGGGGACTGAGGAATTAGATGTAGTAATTCAAGATCACTCCAGAGAGAGCAAACCGTGCTTTCCCTTGAAGCAAGTCACCTGCTGCGTGAATGAACAAAGACTGGACTCCAGGTCAGGTTTCCTGATATTTCCTTTGTGAAGGTGGCTTTTCTCAGGAACACCTGCTCACCTGTCTTTGATCTACTgctctcatttaatttttcaccAGTTACTAAGCCATGGGTTGGACATGGAATTACTTGAAGAAGAAAGCTCCAGTTTTCAAGCGCGGCGAATGAAATGCCTTACGataacatcattttttttcacaCGGAAAaggatttgtaaatatttaccagaactgtgagaatgtGCCGTGTGGAGTGAGTCCACGTGAGACAGCATTGCTTCCAGCACGCCGGAGTCACTTACTCTTCTCCACTCTATGGCCTCCGCACCGTTAATGCCCAGCTCATTGGCTTCCGCGGCAGTCGCCTTCTTCTCTTTgaacattttctcctgttcttctaTTTCCTGTACATTGACAGTTCGTTATCACATGCTAGGTAGTTTGTTCAATTGTATCCCAAAGTAGTATCATTTTAGGCTTAGCTAAAAGTATATAGAATTATCAAAAAATTACTATTTCAGGTTTTCCTCCCTCAGATAAAATTGACAAtttgtttaattgattttaaaatgtgatacatTAACAATAATAATCTTAAAACAAGTATCTTCCTCTTACGATAATACTCTCGCAGAATGCATATTTTAGCatctatttataaaataccttttAAAGATATTAAGTGTTGAACCAAGGAGTAAATAAAGTATCCTTCTGATAAATTCTACATTTTTGGATAAGAATAATCTAAATATTAAACCTCATATTCtggcaataaaaatattatccatGTATCAAAATCAATGAAGATATACGGGGGGAAATTACACGTATCTGTGACATGACCAAAGTTCACGGGTGTCCCAGCTAAACTCCACTGACCACCCTATGTCCCTCCGTTTAATTCCTCACCTTCTGCAATCTTTCCTGCTCCCGCTCCTGCTCAGCTATGAGAAGTGATAACTGCTGGGCGTGCTGTTCTTCTAGTCTCTTCCGCATTTCTTCAAGAGCTAACATCTTGCTTTTTACTGTCTCCTCACCTTctgaaaagaaacatgtcccccTCGGATTTAGAAAATCTGCAAGTCTAATATCTGATGTTTTATATCATTAACTTCAATTGTGATTCTCACTCGAGAGTATTCCTGGATCTGACATAATATAACCAAGACACAGCCAGGTCCCCACTTTGGACCACATTCTCTTTTGCCACTCTCCTTATTTCACGCTATCAAATAAAGGTCTGCATCTCACCGTCCTTACCCACTCATTCGACAGATCCCCTTATGATCTGAAGTGATGGTGCCCAAACTATGTTATGTTCAGTCTACATTCTCCTTACTCCACCTAACTTCAAAATGTGGGCTCCATCCCTAGAGGGGCTCCCTCCCTCGAGGGCTGCCTAGAGATAGCCCACAACGGTCAGCCTACTTTGAGTTTGGCCTTGGTGAAGAAAACTGCCTCTCCCAAGTTCAAGTTCATGCTCACATCCAATGTCCTGATCAACACAGCAGTACATAGCCCAGTCCCCTCACCCCAGCTCAGACCCACTGAAGGACCATCCACACTTCAGGGGGCCCCGTGGGGGCAGCTGAGGTCTTGGCTAAGGCTGTGTCCCAGCTCAACCTCTCCCTCAGCGCCTACCCTCCTTCCACAGGTGTGGTCCCAAGAGCCCTCCCTCAGAAACAGCCTGCAGGCCCTTCTCCATCTCACAGTGGACTTCCCGAGCAACAACAAGCTCTGGGCGGCTCTCCACACAcagccctgcctccctgcccactCCGAGAGGGCCCAGGCTACCAGGGCTGTACAACTGCCACGTGTGGGTTTTGCCTACTTCTGGGTTTCAGGGAGGCCGCCTCTGGCCATGTTACATGGTTTACCTGGAGAGTCCCGGTTATCAACTGTGgtttttgtttcagttcttaCTAAGTTGCACAGGTGTATAACGATCTGCCCCCACACTATTTTTCCTACACACCATGTTATTTTCAGCATGCAATTTTAAAGAGTGTGAAGTGATTTTTCAGGAAGATAAATATCACATTAGAGCAGAAATGTCTATGTGTAAATACTTAACTTACTTGATCATATGTCATCCACATCGATAATGAATTATGGCCATGACAACAAAGTAAGGAGTAACGCAGAAGACAGGTTGTACCAAGCTGTTGTTAATACACCAGATGCAACAGAAAATAACTTGGAATAATTTCAATCGCTAAAGACACTATTCCTGAAACTACTCACAAAGCCTTACAGGTGACACTTTCTCTAATAATTTGATGTTAAACTGTGTACTGAAGGCCCAATTCCACAAAGATCACATCACACATGAAAAGACAAACTGATGAAAATACTGGAAACCATCGTCCAAAAGGGAAACACCATAGCAATACACTGGATTCAACTAGGAGGGATGTTTCATGCAAGACCTTTACCTGCCGTCTTTATCAGTACGCTCTATAATACCAAGCGGATAGTGAAAGAttcaaaatttacattaaaaactaatttaagaaAGCCTATCAAACGGCGATAAACTGTAACTAATTATACGCTCTCTGATAAGATAAATGAAGTTTGGTACCCTAATGAACACATgaagactattattattatttcacaaaaTGTCCATCAGAAGTATTACATAAAGGTGCCATCTGCTTGGCAGGTATCAAACACCTTCAAATGTCCTCACCTTTGGAGCTACTTTCTAACATTTGATTCTTGCTGACGCAGACAGATCCCTTAGGGTATCTTTTGTCTGGCAAATGTTGCCTTTCCTGTTCAGCTATTCCAGGAGTTATGACATAAGGGCAGTTTTCTTTTTGCAAACCGTCAACATCCAAATCAAGTCTCTGTTTCACATTCTCAAAACTGTCATCCAAAAAGTGTTCATTTGCACAGACCACTGTAGGGGTGTCGACCGGCTGCCTGGCACTCTGGTTTTGCATCAGTAAAGGAGACGGGTTCTTCACATCATAAGACTTATTCAGTTCCATTTGTAAATTGCAGGAGTTTTTCTCTAACACGCTGGCTGACTTGAGTCCACTTGTGGTTCCAAAGTTTGGACTCGCTATGCACGGACCGGTGGCATAGGGCTCATGCAATCTTGGCATTGGAGGACACGGACTGTCCAATTTGTGTGGTCCTCTTCCGTCACATGCCAACTGACCTTCCACAACAGCAAGTCCATGAATGACTTTATTTTCTATGTGATCTCCTGAAGACTGACATACCTGATCTGATTTACCTAAAACCATTTCCTGGACGGCTTCTGGTGTATTTTTGCTGACATAAACCTTGCTTGAACAAACGTCTGTTAAATTGATCGGTAACTTTGGCACAGTTTCAGGGATGTTAGTTTTTTCATCAGTACCTTGGACAACTAAGTCTACcgtctgttcttttcctttaggACTCAATTCACAGGCATTTATGGGGTTATTTATAAGTATATGACACACTGATGATGGCCTAGAACGCCTTCGATGCATTTTAGGACTCAGGCTGGGCTCCGGACTAGGTAATTTGGCATATGAACCAGTAAGACTTTTGATAACATTATTTTCAGTAACAAAAGTGGGAATGACTTTAAAATCAGAATCAGGATCTGAAACAGCGGGATGGCCGGTTCCTATAGGTATGTCCGCTTTAGAAAAGCTACCTAAGACTGATGGATTCACATTGCTTGCTTGAGTGGAAGCACCTTGGAGAAGAACGTTTGACTTATTAAGGCTGGGCTTGTCAGGAATGATGGAACCGCAGTGTTTGCCGATCAGCTGGGTTTTCTCCTTTACACAGCCAGTCACCATGACAtcattttctttgtctgaatGGCTCTCGTTAATACTCCTCTTTGCACTACTTCTCAGACTGCGTCTCGATTGTTCTCTTTCTATATATTCCTTTGACTTTTTCATCAGGCTCTGAAGACTCAGGATGTAGGGATCTGCAGGAACTTCTTCCAAAAGGGATGgttcctgtttttcatttgttgagAACAGACCATCAGAAGTAAGAGTCTCTTGTAGGGTTACTGCGGAGGTCTTCTGAGAAGCTTCGTTTTCTGTGTGGCTAATATTGGAACAGTCACATTGCTTCAGAGAACTGAGTTCTTCTGAGTTCCTCGCTAAGTCTATCCCATTGGATTGAAACTGGCCCTCATTATTCAATGGTAAAAGTCCAGTTATCTTTTCAAACTTTGCTAAAGTGGAGTGTTCAGCAGGGCTTGGCAAGATATTTGGAAATGTAGCAGGAACATTCAAGTTTGTGACTTCTGAATGAGAGTAAACTGTTTCTGTCTCCCACTGATCAAAATCACTGGTATGAGGTGCTTTTCTAACCTgaaaaatggagatttaaaaattaatgtttcctCATTGCACAAAAGcctttaatttcattgttttctacgataaaacaaattaaagactCAGAGTTCTGATATTTGAAaacacagacaaacaaaaacgA encodes:
- the CCP110 gene encoding centriolar coiled-coil protein of 110 kDa isoform X1, whose amino-acid sequence is MEEYEKFCEKSLARIQEASLSTESFLPVQSESISLIRFHGVAVLSPLLNIEKRKEMQQEKQKALDVEARKQVNRKKALLTRVQEVLENVQVRKAPHTSDFDQWETETVYSHSEVTNLNVPATFPNILPSPAEHSTLAKFEKITGLLPLNNEGQFQSNGIDLARNSEELSSLKQCDCSNISHTENEASQKTSAVTLQETLTSDGLFSTNEKQEPSLLEEVPADPYILSLQSLMKKSKEYIEREQSRRSLRSSAKRSINESHSDKENDVMVTGCVKEKTQLIGKHCGSIIPDKPSLNKSNVLLQGASTQASNVNPSVLGSFSKADIPIGTGHPAVSDPDSDFKVIPTFVTENNVIKSLTGSYAKLPSPEPSLSPKMHRRRSRPSSVCHILINNPINACELSPKGKEQTVDLVVQGTDEKTNIPETVPKLPINLTDVCSSKVYVSKNTPEAVQEMVLGKSDQVCQSSGDHIENKVIHGLAVVEGQLACDGRGPHKLDSPCPPMPRLHEPYATGPCIASPNFGTTSGLKSASVLEKNSCNLQMELNKSYDVKNPSPLLMQNQSARQPVDTPTVVCANEHFLDDSFENVKQRLDLDVDGLQKENCPYVITPGIAEQERQHLPDKRYPKGSVCVSKNQMLESSSKEGEETVKSKMLALEEMRKRLEEQHAQQLSLLIAEQEREQERLQKEIEEQEKMFKEKKATAAEANELGINGAEAIEWRRVSDSGVLEAMLSHVDSLHTAHSHSSAFTNSALQHSFGSVNEAPFYLWGPSTSGLTKLLVTRPFGRATTKWSQVFSPEVQAKFNKITAVAKGFLTRRLMQTDKLKQLRQTVKDTMEFLRSFQSEAPLKRGAVSAQDASLQDRVLAQLRAALYGIHDIFFVMDAAERMSILHHDREARKEKMLRQMDKMKSPRVALSAATQKSLDRKKYMKAAEMGMPNKKFLVKQNPSETRVLQPNQGQNAPVPRLLSRQGSPKTAVKGVVQNRQKSSQSRMPNRAPVSGVYAGKIQRKRPNVATI
- the CCP110 gene encoding centriolar coiled-coil protein of 110 kDa isoform X2 encodes the protein MEEYEKFCEKSLARIQEASLSTESFLPVQSESISLIRFHGVAVLSPLLNIEKRKEMQQEKQKALDVEARKQVNRKKALLTRVQEVLENVQVRKAPHTSDFDQWETETVYSHSEVTNLNVPATFPNILPSPAEHSTLAKFEKITGLLPLNNEGQFQSNGIDLARNSEELSSLKQCDCSNISHTENEASQKTSAVTLQETLTSDGLFSTNEKQEPSLLEEVPADPYILSLQSLMKKSKEYIEREQSRRSLRSSAKRSINESHSDKENDVMVTGCVKEKTQLIGKHCGSIIPDKPSLNKSNVLLQGASTQASNVNPSVLGSFSKADIPIGTGHPAVSDPDSDFKVIPTFVTENNVIKSLTGSYAKLPSPEPSLSPKMHRRRSRPSSVCHILINNPINACELSPKGKEQTVDLVVQGTDEKTNIPETVPKLPINLTDVCSSKVYVSKNTPEAVQEMVLGKSDQVCQSSGDHIENKVIHGLAVVEGQLACDGRGPHKLDSPCPPMPRLHEPYATGPCIASPNFGTTSGLKSASVLEKNSCNLQMELNKSYDVKNPSPLLMQNQSARQPVDTPTVVCANEHFLDDSFENVKQRLDLDVDGLQKENCPYVITPGIAEQERQHLPDKRYPKGSVCVSKNQMLESSSKEGEETVKSKMLALEEMRKRLEEQHAQQLSLLIAEQEREQERLQKEIEEQEKMFKEKKATAAEANELGINGAEAIEWRRVSDSGVLEAMLSHVDSLHTAHSHSSAFTNSALQHSFGSVNEAPFYLWGPSTSGLTKLLVTRPFGRATTKWSQVFSPEVQAKFNKITAVAKGFLTRRLMQTDKLKQLRQTVKDTMEFLRSFQSEAPLKRGAVSAQDASLQDRVLAQLRAALYGIHDIFFVMDAAERMSILHHDREARKEKMLRQMDKMKSPRVALSAATQKSLDRKKYMKAAEMGMPNKKFLVKQNPSETRVLQPNQGQNAPVPRLLSRQGSICRKNPKKAAKCCDNLRRQHSLG